TCGCCAAGGACGAGGCCCGCTTCGCCTACTTCGGATATCCGCCGAACTACCTGGAGCTGTTCCGGGAAAACATTGAAAAGGTGACGCTGGCCGACATCCACCGGGTGGCCGAAAAATACCTCAAACCCGAGGCCCTCCAAGTGTTGGTGGTCGGAGATCCCAAGCAGGTCGGTCCCCTGCCCGGAGCGAAGGTGATGCAGATTCCCCCTCCTTTGTAAGGAGGGGGCAGGGGGAGGTAGAGAGTAGGCAAAGATGCGGAACCTCTCGCATAGGCCAACTCTCTACCTCTCCCTAACCCTCCCCTTACAAAGGGGAGGGAAAATCAGGATTTCACATGAAGTCGATGCTCAGCGAAATTCTCTCCCGTCAGCTCAAGGAGCTGGGCCTCGAGCCGCCGGCCGCGATCCAGCTCGAGGCGCCCAAGGTCAAGGACCATGGCGACATGAGCAGCAATGTGGCGATGGTGATGGCCAAGGCCGCCAAGCGCAAGCCCCAGGAGCTGGCCCAGGAATTGGCCAACCGGCTCGGCGGCGAGCGCCACATCGAGAAGGTCGAGGTGAAGGGCCCGGGCTTTCTCAACTTCTTCCTCAAGCCCGAGGCTTATCACGATTCCTTGAAGGCGCTCTGGCGGGACGCCAACTCCCTACAGCCGGTCGACCTGGGCAAGGGCAAAAAGGTCCTGGTCGAGTTCGTCAGCGCCAACCCGACCGGGCCGATGCATGTCGGACACGGACGCAACGCGGTGGTCGGCGATTGCCTGGCCCGTTTGCTCGAGAACACCGGCTTCAAGGTCACCCGCGAGTTCTACGTCAACGACCACGGCGTTCAGATTCAGACCCTCGGACGCTCCGGCTCCCACTATCACACGGTGCTGACCCAAATCGGCGGCGTGACCGCGGCCCTGCCCGACGACGTCTACCGCGGAGAATATCTCGAGGATTTGGTGAAGGAGCTCAAGGGAGAGATCGAGGCGGTCAAAGACGACCCGCTGAAGATCGGCAAGCTGCTCGGCGTCGAGCTGCTCGAAACCATCAAGGAAGAGCTGCTCCGTCTCGGCATCCTCTTCGACCATTATTTCAGCGAGTCCTCGCTCTATCTCGGCGGCAAGATCGACGAGGCCTTGGACGTCCTGCGGGCCCGCGGCCTGACCTATGAGCAGGAGGGGGCGCTTTGGTTCAAGACCAGCGAGTTCGGCGACGACAAGGATCGGGTCCTGATCAAGAGCGACAACACCTACACCTACCTCACGCCGGATATCGCTTATCACAAGGACAAGTTCGACCGGCCCTTCGACCTCTACCTCAACGTGATGGGGGCCGATCACGGCGGCTACGTCCAGCGCCTCAAGGCGGCGGTGGCGGCCCTGGGCCATGACCCGGCCAAGCTGGAGTTCCTGCTCATGCAATTGGTCAACCTCAAGCGCGGCGGCGAGGTGGTCAACATGAGCAAGCGGACCGGCGACTATGTGACCCTGCACGAGGTCATCGACGAGGTCGGCAAGGATGCCACCCGCTTCTTTTTCATGATGCGCTCGCACAATGCCACGCTGGATTTCGACCTCGAGCTGGCCAAGCAACGCAGCGCCGAGAATCCGGTGTACTACATTCAGTACGCTCATGCCCGGATGTGCTCGATTTTCCGCAAGGCCGAGGAGGCCGGCTTCCCCAAGCCCGAAACCTTGGGCGAAGTCGACTTGAGCCCTCTCAATCTGCCGGAGGAGCTTGAGTTGATCGGGGCTTTGCTGGCATATAGCGACATGCTAGGCGAGGCAGTGGAGCACTATGAGCCGCATCGGGTCGCCTTCTACCTCTTGGACCTGGCCAAGATCTTCCAGAATTACTACACCCGGGCCAAGGGCGACGATCGTTACCGAGTTTTGAGCCCCCAGCGCGAACGGACCCTCGCCAAGCTGTACCTGGTCAAGACGCTTCGTGAAATTTTCCGCAGCGGCCTCAATATCCTGGGAGTGTCGGCGCCGGAAAGCATGACCCGCGACGAGGAAGAATAGCATGGAAGAAAAATATCCCATCAAATTTTCCTTGAGCCAATTCATCCTGCTCTTGGCGGTGGAGATCCTGGTCATGGGCCTGGTCTTCCTGCTCGGCGCCCGTTTCGGAAAATCGATCTTCCCGGAGAACGCGCCGAGCTACGCGATGCAGCAGCCGGTCTACCAAGACCTGGCTCCGCCGGTGGCGATGCGTCAGCCCAAGCCGCCGGCCAGCGACAAGCTGGTCGACTCCGAAGGCGCCGAGACGCCCGAGGGCGCGGAAGAGGGTGCCGGCGCCATTCCGACTTATGAAGTCGGCGCCGACGGCTCGACCCGGCCGGCCGAGGATCCCGAGGACTCGCAGATCGCGGTGAATAAGAGCGTGGTGACGACCAATGCCGACAAGAACACCGCGGTTCGCTTCAAATCGAGCGGCAACACCAAGTTCGCGGTCCACGTCGCCGAGTTCTACGACGAGCTCCTCGCCTCGCGCGAGATCTCCAAGCTCAAGGCCAAGGGTTACGAGGCCTACCTCGTCATCGACCAGCGCGGCTCCACTCCTTCCTTCGACGTTCGGGTCGGCAGTTTCGGCGATCGCAAGATGGCCGAGGACTTCGCCACCAAGATGAGCAATGCCCAGAATTTAGAATTGAGGGTAGTGCAAGCGGACTGATATAAGTTATTGAAATAATTAAGTGTTTTGTTAACAACCGGACTGTTATTGGTTATTAATTAATAACTACTTGGATGCATGGTTGTTAACATGTTATTCCCACTGTCATGGTTAAGAAGAAGGGAAATTTGCTTTCCGTGACCCAAGTGGCTGAAAAGCTCGGCGTTAGTCGCACCTACGTTTTAAAACTTATCTCTTCAGGAAAGTTAGTCGCCCGTAAAGTCGGCAAAACTTACTCTATCTCTGACAAAGATCTTCCTGGAATTTTCCGACCCATCACTGAAGCTGAAGCTAAAAAGGTCGAACGGGCCGTAGATCAGACTCTCCGAGACTTTGGTGATGTCATCAAAAAATTAGGGAAGACTTGATGCGCGAGCTCACGGTAGATCAAGTCGAACATTCGGCCTTGTACCTGGCTCGGCGCTTAATGGAGTGGGATGAGCCGATTCCTGATTTCTCTACGCGATTTCCGGGGAAACTAGAAAGCTGTCTTAAAACTCCGTGGCAGACTTTCGACGGCCGTGCTCTTTATCCGTCCTTGGAAGATAAAGCCGCGGTACTTTTCTACCTGATGATTAAAAATCATCCTTTCCAAAATGGAAATAAGAGGCTCGCCGTTACCTCCCTGATGACTTTTCTCTATATGAATGACTTATGGTTAGGGATTCCATCCGATGTATTATACCAATTTGCAATTTGGGTAGCAGAAAGCCCCGCAGAAGCGAAAGACGGAACCATATTGGCCGTTAAGGACATGATTAAAAAGTACCTTATGACCCCCGAGGAGGCGGACGAATTCTTAAAGGCTCATTCGCGTTGACACTATATGTATGGTCAATTAAGGTCCCCGCCCTATGGTCAGCCGGAAGAAAATCAGCACGACGGTCTATATTACCGAGGAGCAGAACGACAAGCTCAAGGCCTTGAACGACAAAACCAAGGTGCCCATCGCCGAGTATATCCGCCAGGGTATCGACATGATCTTGGAGAAGCACAAGGCCGAATTGCCCGGAGAACAGCTGGGCCTTTACGATCGGACCGATAGAAAGTCGTGAAAAACATCCGCAATTTCTCCATCATCGCCCACATCGACCACGGCAAATCGACCCTGGCCGACCGCCTGCTCGAGTTCACCGGAGCCCTCAGCTCCCGGGAGATGCAGGACCAATTCCTCGACAAGCTGGAGCTGGAGCGGGAACGGGGCATCACGATCAAGGCCCAGTCGGTCCGCCTCAATTACAAGGCCAAGGACGGCCAGACCTATATCCTCAACCTGATCGACACTCCGGGCCACGTCGACTTCCATTACGAGGTCTCCCGCTCGCTGGCCGCCTGCGAAGGCGCCATCTTGGTGGTCGACGCCTCCCAGGGCATCCAGGCCCAAACCCTGGCCAACGTCTACGTCGCGATCGACAACAACCTCGAGATTTTCCCGGTCCTGAACAAGATCGACCTGCCGGCCGCCGATCCGGCTCGGGTCAAGAAGGAGATCGAGGACGTCATCGGCCTCGACACCTCCCACGCCGTCGAGGCCAGCGCCAAGACCGGCATCGGGATCAGCGAGATCCTGGAAAACGTCGTCCAATGCTTTCCGCCGCCCAAGGGAGATCCCGAGGCTCCGCTGCAAGCCCTGATTTTCGACTCCTGGTTCGACGCCTACCAGGGCGTCGTCGTGCTGATGCGGGTGGTCCAAGGCACGGTGAAGAAGGGCGACGAGATTTTCCTGATGGCGACCCAGAAAAAATACGCCGTCGACCAGCTCGGCGTCTTCACGCCCCACGGCGTCGAAGTCACCAAGCTCTCGGTCGGCGAAGTCGGCTTCTTCACCGCGGCGATCAAGGACATCCACGACATCAAGATCGGCGACACCGTGACCATGGCGGCCAATCCGTCCGCCAAACCGCTGGCCGGCTTCAAGGAAGTCAAGCCGATGGTGTTTTGCGGGATCTATCCGACCGACTCGGCCGAGTACGAGAACCTTCGCTACTCGCTGGAGAAGCTCCGGCTCAACGACGCCAGCTTCCAGTACGAGCCCGAAAGCTCGATGGCCTTGGGCTTTGGCTTCCGATGCGGCTTTCTCGGCTTGCTCCACATGGAGATCATCCAGGAGCGGCTGGAGCGGGAATACAACCTGAGCTTGATTTCGACCGCTCCGACCGTCGTCTACAAGGTCAAAACGCTCTCGGGCGAGACCCTGATGATCGACAACCCGGCCAAGATGCCGGCGACCGGCGACATCGAAGACATCGAAGAGCCCTACATCAGGTCGACGATCCACATCCCGACCGAGTACATCGGAGCCATCATCCAGCTCTGCGAGGGCCGCCGCGGCACTCAGACCAAGATGGATTACCTGACCCCGACCCACGTCGCGCTGGAGTATGAACTGCCCTTGAGCGAGATCGTCTTCGACTTCTACGACAAGCTGAAGAGCCTCAGCAAAGGTTACGCCAGCTTCGATTACGAGCTGATCGGCTACCGCTTCAGCGAGCTGGTCAAGCTTAACATCATGATCAACGGCGACGTCGTCGACGCCCTCTCGGTGATCCTCCACCGCGACAAGGCCTACCAGCGGGGCCGCGAGCTTTGCGAGAAGCTGCGCGAGATCATCCCGCGGCAGCAGTACGAGGTCGCGATCCAGGCCGCCCTGGGCGGAAAGATTTTGGCCCGCGAAACCATCAAGGCCCTGCGCAAGAACGTCCTGGCCAAGTGCTACGGCGGCGACATCACCCGCAAGCGCAAGCTCTTGGAGAAGCAGAAGGAAGGCAAGAAGCGAATGAAGCAGGTCGGCAGCGTCGAGATCCCGCAGGAGGCCTTCTTGGCGGCATTGAAGATTGATTGATTTCCGGTAGCAAGGGGCTTTAGCCCCGTCTCCCGCCGAAGAAGAGCGGGCCTAAAGGCCCTTGCTACGCGTTTTTGAAAGGACTTATGACCAACGAAACCCCGGCCGCCGAGCGCGCGCCGAAGAAAAAAGAGAAATCGAAATTCCGAGAATACGCCGAAGCCCTGCTGACCGCCATCCTGATCGCCTTCTTCCTCCGCTCCTTCGTGGTCGAGGCCTTCAAGATCCCCAGCGGTTCGATGATTCCGACCCTGATGGTCGGCGACCACATCTTCGTCAACAAGTTCATCTACGGTATCCGGGTGCCCTTCACCAGCAAGTGGCTGTGGAAGTACAAGGAGCCGCAACGGGGCGAGGCCATCGTCTTCATCTATCCGAAGGACCATTCGCTCGATTACATCAAGCGGGTGGTCGGCGTTCCGGGCGACAAGGTCCGGATCGAGGGCGACGACGTTTACGTCAATGACCGGAAGGTCGAGACTTTCCAGGTCCCGGTGATCGGCAAGGACCCCAAGAACGAGCTGCTCCTCGACCTCAACCCGCCGGCCGAGGTCCCGGGAGCCGACCATTTCAAGAAAATCCCGGTCTCCGAGGGCTGGCCCTTCTTCCGGGTTTACCTCGAGCAGCTCGGCAACAATCTTCATTTGAAGCAGGAGGCGCCGCGCCATGAGGAGCTGAACCGCGAATTCCATGTCCCGGCCGACCAGCTCTTCGTCATGGGCGACAACCGCGACAATTCGCAGGACTCCCGTTTCTGGGGCTTCGTGCCGATCGAGAACGTCAAGGGCAAGGCGATGTTCATCTGGCTGTCGCTGCGCTACCGCGAGGACCGGCCGGAGCGCGGCTGGGCCGGCTTCCGCTGGGATCGTTTCGGCAAGTGGATTAACTAACCGAAATACTGCCGCCAAAGGCGCTGGATCCAGTTCGGAGCGGCCGGCGGCGGCGGGGCTTGCCGCGGCGGCAGTGGCGGCGGCGGAGGGGGCGGCGGCGGAATGCCGCGATCATGGCCGGCGGCGAGCGGTTGGGTCCGCCATTCGGGGAAGACGCTGTCA
This region of bacterium genomic DNA includes:
- the argS gene encoding arginine--tRNA ligase → MKSMLSEILSRQLKELGLEPPAAIQLEAPKVKDHGDMSSNVAMVMAKAAKRKPQELAQELANRLGGERHIEKVEVKGPGFLNFFLKPEAYHDSLKALWRDANSLQPVDLGKGKKVLVEFVSANPTGPMHVGHGRNAVVGDCLARLLENTGFKVTREFYVNDHGVQIQTLGRSGSHYHTVLTQIGGVTAALPDDVYRGEYLEDLVKELKGEIEAVKDDPLKIGKLLGVELLETIKEELLRLGILFDHYFSESSLYLGGKIDEALDVLRARGLTYEQEGALWFKTSEFGDDKDRVLIKSDNTYTYLTPDIAYHKDKFDRPFDLYLNVMGADHGGYVQRLKAAVAALGHDPAKLEFLLMQLVNLKRGGEVVNMSKRTGDYVTLHEVIDEVGKDATRFFFMMRSHNATLDFDLELAKQRSAENPVYYIQYAHARMCSIFRKAEEAGFPKPETLGEVDLSPLNLPEELELIGALLAYSDMLGEAVEHYEPHRVAFYLLDLAKIFQNYYTRAKGDDRYRVLSPQRERTLAKLYLVKTLREIFRSGLNILGVSAPESMTRDEEE
- a CDS encoding SPOR domain-containing protein; this encodes MEEKYPIKFSLSQFILLLAVEILVMGLVFLLGARFGKSIFPENAPSYAMQQPVYQDLAPPVAMRQPKPPASDKLVDSEGAETPEGAEEGAGAIPTYEVGADGSTRPAEDPEDSQIAVNKSVVTTNADKNTAVRFKSSGNTKFAVHVAEFYDELLASREISKLKAKGYEAYLVIDQRGSTPSFDVRVGSFGDRKMAEDFATKMSNAQNLELRVVQAD
- a CDS encoding helix-turn-helix domain-containing protein, whose protein sequence is MTQVAEKLGVSRTYVLKLISSGKLVARKVGKTYSISDKDLPGIFRPITEAEAKKVERAVDQTLRDFGDVIKKLGKT
- a CDS encoding type II toxin-antitoxin system death-on-curing family toxin codes for the protein MRELTVDQVEHSALYLARRLMEWDEPIPDFSTRFPGKLESCLKTPWQTFDGRALYPSLEDKAAVLFYLMIKNHPFQNGNKRLAVTSLMTFLYMNDLWLGIPSDVLYQFAIWVAESPAEAKDGTILAVKDMIKKYLMTPEEADEFLKAHSR
- a CDS encoding ribbon-helix-helix domain-containing protein — protein: MVSRKKISTTVYITEEQNDKLKALNDKTKVPIAEYIRQGIDMILEKHKAELPGEQLGLYDRTDRKS
- the lepA gene encoding translation elongation factor 4: MKNIRNFSIIAHIDHGKSTLADRLLEFTGALSSREMQDQFLDKLELERERGITIKAQSVRLNYKAKDGQTYILNLIDTPGHVDFHYEVSRSLAACEGAILVVDASQGIQAQTLANVYVAIDNNLEIFPVLNKIDLPAADPARVKKEIEDVIGLDTSHAVEASAKTGIGISEILENVVQCFPPPKGDPEAPLQALIFDSWFDAYQGVVVLMRVVQGTVKKGDEIFLMATQKKYAVDQLGVFTPHGVEVTKLSVGEVGFFTAAIKDIHDIKIGDTVTMAANPSAKPLAGFKEVKPMVFCGIYPTDSAEYENLRYSLEKLRLNDASFQYEPESSMALGFGFRCGFLGLLHMEIIQERLEREYNLSLISTAPTVVYKVKTLSGETLMIDNPAKMPATGDIEDIEEPYIRSTIHIPTEYIGAIIQLCEGRRGTQTKMDYLTPTHVALEYELPLSEIVFDFYDKLKSLSKGYASFDYELIGYRFSELVKLNIMINGDVVDALSVILHRDKAYQRGRELCEKLREIIPRQQYEVAIQAALGGKILARETIKALRKNVLAKCYGGDITRKRKLLEKQKEGKKRMKQVGSVEIPQEAFLAALKID
- the lepB gene encoding signal peptidase I, with the translated sequence MTNETPAAERAPKKKEKSKFREYAEALLTAILIAFFLRSFVVEAFKIPSGSMIPTLMVGDHIFVNKFIYGIRVPFTSKWLWKYKEPQRGEAIVFIYPKDHSLDYIKRVVGVPGDKVRIEGDDVYVNDRKVETFQVPVIGKDPKNELLLDLNPPAEVPGADHFKKIPVSEGWPFFRVYLEQLGNNLHLKQEAPRHEELNREFHVPADQLFVMGDNRDNSQDSRFWGFVPIENVKGKAMFIWLSLRYREDRPERGWAGFRWDRFGKWIN